The genomic region TACCTAGAGAACAAGACTATCTTAATTACTGGAGCTACCGGCTTGGTTGGAAAGTTGCCAAGTTGAAAATGGTGAAAACCATGGCCGATTTTCTCTCGTTTACGCAACTTCGCTACATGTTACCATTGCAGGTTTGGTTTTTCTTTTCATTATCTTTTTTCTCTAGCTACTCGATCTTCAGTTTCTATTTTTCGTTCTTTTGGTTACACTCGAGCACATTCCTAAACCAATTATTTACTATCCTTCACTGCTGAACTAAACAAGGTTTTACTTGATGTACATTACCCTGTTATTTACTATTAATTAATCAGTTTCATTTTCATTCATCTTAAAAGGGATTAAAGTTCTTGAATAAAGAATTCGATCAATATTTCCAAGATGTATACAACAAATATGACCGGAAAGTTAATTCGGTGATACATTTGGTTGAGCTCTACAGACCACTTTTGCTCTTCCAGGGGATGTACGTATGTTTTCTTACAACAATTTGATTATTCAACATTAATCAACTGCGGACGTCCGCACCAAAGTTTTTGGTGCGGATTTCCATTTTTGCATCACTTCCCGATCGAATTTCCTCAAACTTCCTTCTAGACATATCTAGATCATCTTGTGTAGATCATCTATACAAAATTTCAGCAAATTTGGTGATCATTAAGGCCTTCAAAATCGAAAAACAAATGGAGATGATGAACCGGACAGAATTCAATCCGCCAGATCATCCAAAACTTCAAACAAAGTCAATTTGGCCTGAAAACTAGAATTCGGCGGACTCGCCAGGGATGGAAAGAGGTCGGGGAAGTTACTGGAGTCCGCTGGAGTGGAGGCGCGCCCTTGCCGGCGCCGTACGATGGCGAACGAAGAAAAATCTGCACCGTAAAGCGGTGCGGACGTCCGCACCTGAGAATCTATATATATATATATATATAACTCTGCAGTGTAACGTTCATTCGCATTTTTGCCTGTAGCTTTGACGACACAAATTCTGAGGAATTGCGAAGGACAGCAAGTGAGAACTACATTGATGCAGACAAATTTAATTTCGATCCAAAATGCGTCGACTGGGAAGACTATTATATGCGTACTCACATTTCTGGCCTTGCAAAACATGTTATTTCCAAACATATACAAAGCCGGCTTTGAATGAATCAATTAAGAGCTTCTTCATTTTCTGGGTTCTGTACGTACTATAATAAGAGTTGGTGTATGTTGTATTATGATTATTATCCATCTTTTTTTACACAGTGTGTGGATCTTACTTTTAGGTTTTATATGTAAAAAACTTGTCCCGACTAGTATATAAGTGTACAGAGGTAAGAAACAATGAGTATAACCGTATAAGATCAGTGGAGCATATCAGAACTAAGTAAGAAATCCCAACCTTCCTTCCGTCATCATGCAACTGCCCCTATAGCTCAGTGGTAGAGCGTCAGTCTTGTAAACTGAAGGTCTGTAGTTCGATCCTGCATGGGGGCATTTTTAATTTTTACAGATCTCCTAGCCTATACTAAAAGGACTTGTCAATTGATGAACTAAGTCGATATAAACACTTCCATCATAAGTAGCAGATACTAATGGTTGTGCATCACCAAGGGGCCTTAGCCAATTCTTGCAGCATATCCTCAACCTTCTCTGAACTCGCACTTAGAGTCTCAATCTTTGAATTGAGCCTGCTTATGGTTTTTTTCACTTCCAACAGCTTTGCCTCTAAGCTTCTCATCTCTACTTCTGCTTGTTCCCTTTCAAGTCTGGCATCTTTGCCTCTTTTTGACTCTGAAGTGAGACTTGCAAGCTTCTCCAGCCGGGTACACAGGAACCTGACATTCATGCCAAACACTTCAAAAGCCTTTAGAGTCTTATTCCAAGTTGGAAAATGACATTCTAATGTAGAAGCCTTGCAGGTCCTTATGGCTTCTGCGATGGTGGTTATCTCAGAAATTGATCCGGTTATGAGTTGCCAATTAAGACCCTTCAGAAGGTGTTCATGCAGGTATGCATTTTGACTGCAGCACAGGTCATAGTACTTGGCTAAAACTGATTTGGGAAATTTATGATGAAACCATCAACCATGATGTTGAAGTTCTCTAGGGAGCTCACTTCTTTGAAAGGAATCACAGACTCGGTGAGTCTAATTCTGTTAGGACCATCTCCCTTACCTTGATACTAATCACCTAGTTATCCATGGATCACATGTAATGAAGCTCCATCCCTTTCAGCTATGCTGGCAGAGCTGTTGCTATCACGACCACTTCAAACTGGTTCCCTTTTGTCTCCTAGAGTCTAGGACTCTTTTGGCTGTACTAGGTGGCATTAGTCCACATCTTCCCTTTATATTTGTACTTCCAAGCCATTGGCAGGATATCAATGAAATTATGCATCTCTAAAACTCCTTTCTCTTCTCTCCTTTTCTCTGTAACTTCCTCTTAACCAGTTTGGTTCTACCATCTGGTATCAGAGCCATCATGGCTCCGGCAAGGACGGTACAAGTCTCTGTGCCCTCCACCACCCCTCCAAATTCCGCCTTTGTACAACCACTCCCTCAAGATGAAAACACCGGTATCTTAACTTCTTCATCTTATGAACCCGAAGAAGTAACTCAAACCCATCTTGCTGAAGTAAGGCAGGGTATGGAAATCTTGCGTGAGGAAATGCAAGAAGCTGCAGTCTCAGCCACGTCCCAGCAACGTGCCTTTGAAAATCGCATCACAGCTCACCTCGCAGCCATGCAAAACACCATGGTGCAATGCCTAGTGCACCGCCAGCCCCCACCACATTCAACACCACCCGGTTCCTCATCTTTCCCAGAAATCACCTTCGGCAGCCTCTCTGACGCAGGTCCTCCCCCTCCCTCCCACACCATTTCCAAATCAACTCACCATTCACCAAGGTTCCCCACATACTCCAACCCTCACAGTCACACCACCCGTTGAAGCCACCATCACATCCTTCCCTCCACTTCCCCTGCCTACCTCTACTACCCATGTAACCCCACCACTCAACCTTATACCCGTCCCTGACCTCAACCACCTCTTCGCACAACAACAACAACAACCCAATCCTACAAACCAACTGCCCCACCAACCTATTGCTGCGAATGGCCACCCCTTCTACCGGCCTCCAAAGATCGACCTTCCCCGATTCATGGGTGATGATGCAATAGGTTGGTTCGCCATGGCTGAGCGATACATCCGTGGCCAACAAATTCCGGCCGGTGAGCGCATCGCTATCCTCGCTTCCTACTTCGGACCAACTCCATCTCTATGGATGAATTTCTTTGAGCAAAGGAACCCAAACGCCACCTGGGAACAATTTGTAGCAGCCTTTCTGGAGCATTTCGGAGGAAGCACTGGTTCCGATTACAAGGCAGCCCTCTCCCATTTACAGCAGAAAACCACGGTGGATGCCTTTATCTCGGAATTCACACTGTTAGCGTGCCGGGTACCGGAGTGGTCAGATGCCGACTTGGTTCCCATGTTCATCGGCGGATTGAAATCTGAAATCCAACAAGACGTTGCTGTGATGGAACCACGTTCCCTGGCAGTGGCTCAGCGCATAGCCCGACGCTATGAGATGAAGCTACAAGACAATCGCCCTTCCTGTTCAGTTCATCCGTTTCCTTGGCATTCCTCCAACAGACAACACAATCCTCCATCAGCCACGTTCCTACCCCAGAACCAACTCACCAATCCAAACAGCCATTCCCTGTCCCCATCCATCTCCACTCCCCACAAACCTTCCACTGACCAATCTAGCAAATGGTGGCCTTCTAGTGCACAAAGAGAGCGCCGAAACCAAGGCCTCTGCTTCCATTGTGATGAGAAGTGGTCCAAATCCCACGTGTGCAAAAATCCGGTCATGGCAATTCTTGACTCCCTAACACCATGTGGCCAACCCGAAGTTGAAGAGGCAAGTGACGAGGCTAACGACATACCTTTGGATCAGGACCACCACTTACCCTTGCATGCTATCACCAATACCAACGTCAGCGAGATGCTACGTTTCACGGGCACAGTGAATGGCCACCCCATCAACATCTTTGTCGATTGCGGTTCGGCAATGAATTTTCTGAACCCGGAGATTGCGACCAAGATCGGCTGTACCATAGCTCCTCCAGGTGATCACCGATTCAAAACGGCGACGGGCCAACCGGTTCGGGACTCTGGTACTGCGCAAGACGTCACCGTCACCATTCAAGGGTATGAATTTGTTGATTCCTTTTTGTTGATGGCTGTCACCGATTGTGACTTGTTACTGGGAGCACAATGGCTCGACACTCTCGGCTTCATAGGGCTGCATTTCGCTGAAAAAGTAATGGCCTTCACAGCCAATGGCCGCTGCCATGTTTTGCACGGCATCAAAGGCAGGACACACGAGCTAGATGAACAGGCACTCTATGCCATGTTATCTCAGGAGCAATTGGATGATCTCCACTCATTTCCCAAGCCCAAACTCACACCACTCCAAGCCCATCACCCAAAGGTCCAACAAGTACTTGAGTCATTCCAAGATTTATTCACTCCACCCACAAACCTCCCACCGAAACGTCCCATAGATCACTGCATTCCACTTCAACCAAACACCGGTCCCATTAATGTGCGACCTTACCCATATGGCCATTCCCAAAAGAATGAGTTGGAGGCTCAAGTCCGTGAGATGCTATCCCAAGGCATAATTCGTCCAAGTCGAAGCCCATTCTCATCTCCTGTACTCCTTGTGCGTAAGAAAGACAAGACTTGGCGCTTTTGCGTAGACTATCGCGCCTGGAATGCTGCCACCATCAAAGATCGGTTCCCAATTCCGGTCGTTGATGAACTTTTAGATGAGCTTCATGGTGCCACTATCTTCACCAAACTTGATCTCCGAGCCGGCTACCACCAAGTTCGTATGAACGAAGATGACATCTACAAAACCGCCTTCCGTACTCACGAAGGCCATTATGAGTTCTTGGTAATGCCTTTCGGTCTCTCTAATGCACCCTCCACTTTCCAAGCTTTGATGAATGAGTTGTTTAAACCATTATTGCGCAAAGGTGTCCTTGTTTTCTTTGATGACATCTTAATTTATAGCAAAGATTTAGAATCTCATGTTCGACACCTTGAGGAGGTCTTCCACATCCTTCGGCAGAATCTACTGAAGCTCAAGGAATCAAAGTGTGTCTTCGCTCAACCACAAGTGCAATATTTGGGCCATGTCATATCAGGCAAGGGAGTGGCAGCAGACCCAGAGAAAATCAATTCCTTGGTACACTGGCCCAAGCCCACTTCAGTCAAAGCCCTACGCGGCTTCCTCGGTCTCGCCGGCTATTACAGGCGATTGGTGCGCCATTTCGGGACTATAGCCAAGCCCTTAACTGACCTCCTCAAGCGCAACCAGTTTCTCTGGTCGCCAAGGGCAGAAGAGGCCTTCAATCAGCTCAAGTCAGCAGTGACAACAGCGCCGGTGTTAGCTTTGCCCGATTTCTCCAAACCGTTTGTGGTGGAAACAGACACCTGCGGTTCCGGCATCGGCGCCGTCCTCTCACAGGAGAAACGACCGGTGGCTTACCTCAGCAAGGCCCTCTCTCCTTCTCACCAGACGCTATCCACATATGACAAAGAGATGATGGCTATCCTCTTTGCAGTTGGCAAGTGGCGGCACTACCTGTTGGGAAATCGGTTCACCATCCTTACCGATCACCAAACCTTGCGCCATCTTCTCACGCAAAGGATCTCGACCCCCTCTCAACACCGATGGCTTTCGAAACTGTTGGGATATGATTATGAGATTGTGTATCAAGCAGGCTCCCAGAACACGGTTCCGGATGCGTTGTCACGTCAGTTTGAGGTATGCGCAATACACTCCATATCTGCCCCAGTGTTTGATTTCATTGGTCAAATTGATAACGCTTGTCTCCGAGATCCCGAAGCTCAGGCTGTGGTTCAAGCCTTGAAGGCAGGGCAGCCAACCAAATCCGGGTTCACTTTGTGTCTTAACAGGCTGCATTATAAGGGGCGGCCATTTGTCCCAAGCTCCTTCGAGTGGCGAGCCAAGCTGCTATATGAGTTCCATTCCTCCCTACAGGCCGGTCACTCAGGGTACTTGCGTACTTACGAACGCATTCGGCGCAATTTTGCTTGGCCAGGGATGCGTAGAACCATCAAACATTACATTGCCGCTTGTGATCAATGTCAGCGGTAGTCCTATGAGACAATCCGGCCACCCGGACTACTTCAACCACTGCTGGTCCCAGATGAAGTTTTTACCGACATATCCATGGACTTCATTAACGGTTTACCGCAATCACAAGGTCACAACGCGATCATGGTCGTGGTTGATCGCCTCTCCAAATATGCTCACTTCATTCCGGTCTCCCATCCCTACTCAGCCTCCGGCATTGCTTCAATTTTCACTAAGGAGATTTTCAGGCTCCATGGCACACCTAAGAGGATTGTTAGTGATCGAGACCCCATCTTCATCAGTCATTTCTGGCGCACCTTCCATCGACTACAAGGAACACAGCTATGCCACAGCTCCGCTTATCATCCCCAATCCGATGGCTAAACCGAGGTCGTCAATCGATCCTTGGAGCACTACTTGCGCTGCTATGTAGCCGACAGGCCTTCTTCATGGGCTGAACTACTCCATTGGGCGGAATGGTGGTATAACACCACATTTCACTCCTCCATCCGTATGACACCGTTTGAAGCACTCTATGGCAAGCCTCCCCCGTCGATCACAAGGTATCTACCGGGTTCTACTGCTGTCCATAACACGGATGTGGCACTTCGCAGCCGTGATCAACTGCTATCCCAACTCAAACACAACTTGGAATTGGTCCGCAACCGAATGAAGCAGCAAGCTGATAAGCAACGGACTGAGAGAGAATTTCAGGTCAATGATTGGATGTTTCTCAAGCTGCACCCCTACCGACAACAATCTGTTGTCAAGCGTCCTGCCCATAAGCTAGCACCACGCTTTTACGGTCCATTTTGGGTCCTCGAAAAGATTGGTTCAGTTGCATATCGCTTGGCTCTCCTAGCTTCCTCTAAGATCCACCCGACCTTCCATGTGTCACTCCTAAAAAAGAGGGTCGGCGATGGTGAACCGGTGTCCACTACACTGCCGCCGTTTGACGACCATGGAGAGTTACTGTGGACACCCGAGCGGGTACTTGACATGGCTGTACAACGCCGGATGAAGAGGAATGTCACCATGTGGCTTGTCCAATGGCAAGGACTTCCAGCTGAAGATGCCACTTGGGAAGTAGCTCACTTACTCCGAGCTAAGTTTCCCAACTTTGGCGCTTGAGGACAAGCACCATCTTGAGGGGGTGGGACTTGTTAGGACCATCTCCCTTACCTTGATACTAATCACCTAGTTATCCATGGATCACATGTAATGAAGCTCCATCCCTTTCAGCTATGCTGGCAGAGCTGTTGCTATCACGACCACTTCAAACTGGTTCCCTTTTGTCTCCTAGAGTCTAGGACTCTTTTGGCTGTACTAGGTGGCATTTGATGAGCACATTTTATATCATATTATTATCCCTAATTTATATGTGTTAGTTATTTGCCTTTAATTAGTTTGAGTTATTTAGTTTGTTTTTGTGTTCTTATAGATGTTTTGTCTAAATAAATAAAATGTTAAAGTTATGGAAGCAATTTACTTATTTTCATATAGTAAATTAAGTCTTTGTTTTAACATGAGTCTTTTTCCCTTTAATTAGATGAATAATTGCAACACATGTTCTTCTTATTCTAGTAGCATGTATGCATATATGCATGTGTTAAATTGGTGGAGTTATTTTCTTCAAGCATTAAGTGTGATGTGTGAAATATTACCATGGCNNNNNNNNNNNNNNNNNNNNNNNNNNNNNNNNNNNNNNNNNNNNNNNNNNNNNNNNNNNNNNNNNNNNNNNNNNNNNNNNNNNNNNNNNNNNNNNNNNNNNNNNNNNNNNNNNNNNNNNNNNNNNNNNNNNNNNNNNNNNNNNNNNNNNNNNNNNNNNNNNNNNNNNNNNNNNNNNNNNNNNNNNNNNNNNNNNNNNNNNNNNNNNNNNNNNNNNNNNNNNNNNNNNNNNNNNNNNNNNNNNNNNNNNNNNNNNNNNNNNNNNNNNNNNNNNNNNNNNNNNNNNNNNNNNNNNNNNNNNNNNNNNNNNNNNNNNNNNNNNNNNNNNNNNNNNNNNNNNNNNNNNNNNNNNNNNNNNNNNNNNNNNNNNNNNNNNNNNNNNNNNNNNNNNNNNNNNNNNNNNNNNNNNNNNNNNNNNNNNNNNNNNNNNNNNNNNNNNNNNNNNNNNNNNNNNNNNNNNNNNNNNNNNNNNNNNNNNNNNNNNNNNNNNNNNNNNNNNNNNNNNNNNNNNNNNNNNNNNNNNNNNNNGCCCTATAAATAGAGGTTGCTTCAAGTGAAGTAAGGGAGGAGGAGAGAGTAGAGAATTAGAGACACTATTGTTGCTCTTAGTTCTTCTCTTTCTTTAGCTACTTTTTGTATGATGTTTTGTATTGTTTTAAATATGTTTTCAATTTGTACTATGTCTAGCTAATTTCCTTAACTAAGGTTAAGGAGGAAACCACATTATGAAATAAGTTTCTTTTAATTATCTACAATTCCCATAGTTATGTTATCCATGCCTATGACTCTTGCTTCAAAATGCATTAATAAAATCCTTGTTC from Fragaria vesca subsp. vesca linkage group LG3, FraVesHawaii_1.0, whole genome shotgun sequence harbors:
- the LOC101299658 gene encoding uncharacterized protein LOC101299658 is translated as MAPARTVQVSVPSTTPPNSAFVQPLPQDENTGILTSSSYEPEEVTQTHLAEVRQGMEILREEMQEAAVSATSQQRAFENRITAHLAAMQNTMVQCLVHRQPPPHSTPPGSSSFPEITFGSLSDAVTPPVEATITSFPPLPLPTSTTHVTPPLNLIPVPDLNHLFAQQQQQPNPTNQLPHQPIAANGHPFYRPPKIDLPRFMGDDAIGWFAMAERYIRGQQIPAGERIAILASYFGPTPSLWMNFFEQRNPNATWEQFVAAFLEHFGGSTGSDYKAALSHLQQKTTVDAFISEFTLLACRVPEWSDADLVPMFIGGLKSEIQQDVAVMEPRSLAVAQRIARRYEMKLQDNRPSCSVHPFPWHSSNRQHNPPSATFLPQNQLTNPNSHSLSPSISTPHKPSTDQSSKWWPSSAQRERRNQGLCFHCDEKWSKSHVCKNPVMAILDSLTPCGQPEVEEASDEANDIPLDQDHHLPLHAITNTNVSEMLRFTGTVNGHPINIFVDCGSAMNFLNPEIATKIGCTIAPPGDHRFKTATGQPVRDSGTAQDVTVTIQGYEFVDSFLLMAVTDCDLLLGAQWLDTLGFIGLHFAEKVMAFTANGRCHVLHGIKGRTHELDEQALYAMLSQEQLDDLHSFPKPKLTPLQAHHPKVQQVLESFQDLFTPPTNLPPKRPIDHCIPLQPNTGPINVRPYPYGHSQKNELEAQVREMLSQGIIRPSRSPFSSPVLLVRKKDKTWRFCVDYRAWNAATIKDRFPIPVVDELLDELHGATIFTKLDLRAGYHQVRMNEDDIYKTAFRTHEGHYEFLVMPFGLSNAPSTFQALMNELFKPLLRKGVLVFFDDILIYSKDLESHVRHLEEVFHILRQNLLKLKESKCVFAQPQVQYLGHVISGKGVAADPEKINSLVHWPKPTSVKALRGFLGLAGYYRRLVRHFGTIAKPLTDLLKRNQFLWSPRAEEAFNQLKSAVTTAPVLALPDFSKPFVVETDTCGSGIGAVLSQEKRPVAYLSKALSPSHQTLSTYDKEMMAILFAVGKWRHYLLGNRFTILTDHQTLRHLLTQRISTPSQHRWLSKLLGYDYEIVYQAGSQNTVPDALSRQFEVCAIHSISAPVFDFIGQIDNACLRDPEAQAVVQALKAGQPTKSGFTLCLNRLHYKGRPFVPSSFEWRAKLLYEFHSSLQAGHSGYLRTYERIRRNFAWPGMRRTIKHYIAACDQCQR